In Actinoplanes octamycinicus, the genomic window ACGATGGGCGAGGATGTACCGCGATGGTCTACCGCTATTTCTACGACTGTGAGTTCATCGAGGACGGCCGGATCGTCGACCTGGTCTCGATCGGTGTCGTCGACGAGTTCGGCCGCGAGTTCTACGCGGTCAGCACGGAGTTCGACGACAGCCGCGCCGTGCCCTGGGTGCGCCGCAACGTGCTGGACAAGCTCCCGTCGCCGGCCGACAAGGCGTGGCGCAGCCGGGAGCGGATCCGCGACGACCTCTACGAGTTCCTGATCGAGCCGCTGCGCGGGCGTGGCGAGCAGATGGAGCTCTGGGCGTGGTACGCGGCGTACGACCACGTCGCGCTGGCCCAGCTGTGGGGCGCGATGCCGGCCCTGCCGCGGGAGATTCCCCGGTTCACCAAGGACCTGCGGCAGCGGTGGGACGACCTCGGGCGGCCGGCGCTGCCGGAGATGGCCGGGCGGCACGACGCGCTTGTCGACGCGCGGCACAACCTGGCCCGCTGGCAGCGGATGATCAGCCCCGCCTGATCCGCGGCACGCAGTCGTCGACGATCGCCTCGACGTCCTCCTGGGTGGTCGCCGGGCCGAGGTCGCCGTTGTCCGGCCGGGCCCGCAGGCCGTCGATGATCAGCTCCAGGAAGCGGCGGTAGACGGCCGGCCGGCGGGCGCTGCTGTGCTGGGCCAGCTCGGTCACGGTCGCCATGATCACCGGCAGGTCGTGCAGCCCGACGTCGGCCCGCAGCGTGCCCTCCGCGTGCGCCCGGTCGATCAGCTGCTGGACCAGCGGCACCAGGTGGGCGCCGACCTCGGCGAAGTGCTGCTTGTCCACGCCGACGCAGAGCGCCGCGTCGCGCAGCCCGCGGTCGACCGCGTGCATCTCGATCGAGCGGCGCAGCATCATGGTCAGCCCGTCCCAGCCGGACGGGAGGGCCAGCGCGTCCTCGGCCAGCGAGACCAGATCCTCCAGCCGGTCGGCGAAGAGCGCCTCGATCAGCGCCTCCTTGGTGGGGAACCGCCGGTAGACCGTGCCCACGCCGACGCCTGCGTGCTGCGCCACGTCGTCCAGGGTCGCGGCGAACCCGCGGGCCGCGAAGACGTCGTGCGCGGCGTGCAGGATGCGCTCCCGGTTGCGCTGCGCGTCGCGGCGGAGCGGGCGGG contains:
- a CDS encoding polyadenylate-specific 3'-exoribonuclease AS; the protein is MVYRYFYDCEFIEDGRIVDLVSIGVVDEFGREFYAVSTEFDDSRAVPWVRRNVLDKLPSPADKAWRSRERIRDDLYEFLIEPLRGRGEQMELWAWYAAYDHVALAQLWGAMPALPREIPRFTKDLRQRWDDLGRPALPEMAGRHDALVDARHNLARWQRMISPA
- a CDS encoding TetR/AcrR family transcriptional regulator is translated as MTETARPLRRDAQRNRERILHAAHDVFAARGFAATLDDVAQHAGVGVGTVYRRFPTKEALIEALFADRLEDLVSLAEDALALPSGWDGLTMMLRRSIEMHAVDRGLRDAALCVGVDKQHFAEVGAHLVPLVQQLIDRAHAEGTLRADVGLHDLPVIMATVTELAQHSSARRPAVYRRFLELIIDGLRARPDNGDLGPATTQEDVEAIVDDCVPRIRRG